A window of Hevea brasiliensis isolate MT/VB/25A 57/8 chromosome 14, ASM3005281v1, whole genome shotgun sequence contains these coding sequences:
- the LOC110650577 gene encoding ethylene receptor, producing the protein MESCNCIEPQWPAEELLMKYQYISDFFIALAYFSIPLELIYFVKKSAVFPYRWVLVQFGAFIVLCGATHLINLWTFTMHSRTVAIVMTIAKVLTAVVSCATALMLVHIIPDLLSVKTRELILKNKAAELDREMGLIRTQEETGRHVRMLTHEIRSTLDRHTILKTTLVELGRTLALEECALWMPTRSGLELQLSYTLRQQNPVGYTVPIQLPVINKVFSCNRAVKISPNCPVARIRPFAGKYMPGEVVAVRVPLLHLSNFQINDWPELSTKRYALMVLMLPSDSARQWHAYELELVEVVADQVAVALSHAAILEESMRARDLLMEQNVALDLARREAETAIRARNDFLAVMNHEMRTPMHAIIALSSLLQETELTPEQRLMVETILKSSNLLATLINDVLDLSRLEDGSLQLDLGTFNLHAVFWEVLNLIKPIASVKKLPVTLSLAPDLPEYAIGDQKRLMQTILNVVGNAVKFSKEGNISITAFVAKPESLRDPRFPDFFPVPSDSHFYLCVKVKDEGLGINPQDISKLFTKFAQSQSSATGNSSGSGLGLAICKRFVNLMEGHIWIESEGLGKGCTAIFVVKLGILERSNESKHPFMPKVPAIHGQTAFSGLKVLVMDDNGVSRMVTKGLLVHLGCDVTTVSSSDECLRVVSQDHKVVFMDVCIPDGFEVAVRIHEKFTKRHERPLIVALTENTSKVTKENCMRVGMDGVILKPVSVDEMRGVLSYLLEHRVLFEAM; encoded by the exons ATGGAGTCTTGCAACTGTATTGAGCCACAATGGCCAGCTGAGGAACTCTTGATGAAGTACCAATATATTTCAGATTTCTTCATTGCTCTTGCTTATTTCTCCATTCCTCTAGAGCTCATTTATTTTGTTAAGAAATCAGCAGTTTTTCCTTATAGATGGGTGCTGGTGCAGTTTGGTGCTTTTATAGTTTTATGTGGGGCAACACATCTTATTAACTTATGGACTTTTACCATGCATTCACGAACTGTGGCTATTGTAATGACCATAGCAAAAGTTTTGACTGCTGTAGTTTCATGCGCAACCGCCCTTATGCTTGTACACATAATTCCTGATCTTTTGAGTGTTAAAACTAGAGAACTAATTTTGAAAAACAAGGCTGCAGAACTTGATAGAGAGATGGGCCTGATCCGTACACAGGAAGAAACAGGCCGGCATGTTAGGATGCTGACTCATGAGATCAGGAGCACACTTGATAGACATACCATACTAAAGACCACACTTGTTGAACTGGGAAGGACATTGGCATTGGAAGAGTGTGCCTTATGGATGCCCACCAGGTCTGGATTAGAGCTTCAACTTTCCTACACTCTTCGTCAGCAGAATCCTGTTGGATATACTGTGCCTATCCAGCTTCCTGTGATTAATAAAGTATTCAGTTGTAACCGTGCTGTAAAAATATCACCTAACTGTCCAGTGGCAAGAATACGGCCTTTTGCAGGAAAATATATGCCTGGAGAGGTGGTTGCTGTTCGAGTCCCACTTCTTCATCTCTCTAATTTCCAAATTAATGATTGGCCTGAGCTTTCTACCAAGCGCTAtgctttgatggttttaatgcttCCCTCAGATAGTGCAAGGCAGTGGCATGCTTATGAGTTGGAGCTTGTTGAAGTAGTCGCAGATCAG GTGGCTGTTGCTCTATCACATGCTGCTATCTTAGAAGAGTCGATGAGGGCAAGGGATCTTCTTATGGAGCAGAATGTTGCACTTGATCTTGCAAGGAGAGAAGCAGAAACAGCTATCCGTGCTCGTAATGATTTCTTAGCTGTCATGAACCATGAAATGAGAACTCCCATGCATGCAATTATTGCACTTTCTTCCTTACTGCAAGAAACTGAGCTTACACCTGAGCAGCGCCTCATGGTTGAGACAATCCTTAAGAGTAGTAACCTCTTGGCTACTCTAATAAATGATGTATTAGACCTTTCAAGGCTTGAAGATGGCAGCCTTCAACTTGACCTAGGAACTTTTAATCTTCATGCTGTATTCTGGGAG GTTCTTAACTTGATCAAGCCTATTGCATCTGTTAAAAAGTTGCCTGTTACATTAAGTTTGGCTCCAGATTTGCCGGAATATGCCATTGGTGATCAGAAACGCCTTATGCAAACCATtttaaatgttgttggtaatgctGTGAAGTTTTCTAAAGAAGGGAACATCTCAATCACTGCTTTTGTTGCTAAACCAGAATCATTGAGAGATCCTCGGTTTCCTGATTTTTTCCCAGTGCCAAGTGATAGTCACTTTTATTTGTGTGTAAAG GTAAAAGATGAGGGACTAGGAATAAACCCCCAAGatatttctaagttgtttactaAATTTGCACAAAGTCAATCTTCGGCAACTGGAAATTCCAGTGGCAGTGGACTTGGCCTTGCAATTTGTAAGAG GTTTGTAAATCTTATGGAAGGACACATTTGGATTGAAAGTGAGGGACTTGGCAAGGGATGCACTGCTATCTTTGTTGTAAAACTTGGGATTCTTGAGCGCTCAAATGAATCTAAGCATCCTTTCATGCCAAAAGTGCCAGCAATTCATGGACAGACGGCTTTTTCTGGGCTTAAAGTTCTTGTAATGGATGATAACGG GGTTAGCAGGATGGTAACAAAAGGACTTCTTGTGCACTTGGGGTGTGACGTGACAACTGTGAGCTCCAGCGATGAGTGTTTACGAGTAGTTTCTCAGGACCACAAGGTGGTATTTATGGATGTATGCATACCTGATGGTTTTGAAGTTGCTGTCCGCATACATGAAAAATTCACAAAACGTCATGAGAGGCCATTGATAGTGGCACTTACTGAAAACACAAGCAAGGTGACaaaggaaaactgcatgagagttGGCATGGATGGTGTGATACTGAAACCTGTCTCTGTTGACGAGATGAGGGGTGTTTTATCATATCTCCTGGAGCATCGGGTTCTATTTGAGGCCATGTAA